One Eleginops maclovinus isolate JMC-PN-2008 ecotype Puerto Natales chromosome 22, JC_Emac_rtc_rv5, whole genome shotgun sequence DNA segment encodes these proteins:
- the LOC134858305 gene encoding LOW QUALITY PROTEIN: homeobox protein vent1-like (The sequence of the model RefSeq protein was modified relative to this genomic sequence to represent the inferred CDS: deleted 1 base in 1 codon): protein MVKYFSVDWLAQSHEHTALTEEAVPACRPHIPCMVQPRPPTYGKGYLQPKPRASKPVESVESSGQEVSLCSPFHPTICASPISETSGYSSGYESEAASSECLSVDEGSDAEKDAAQRRVRTKFTPEQISKLEKIFNKHKYLDAGERVKTAQKLSLTETQVRTWFQNRRMKLKREVQDYLAPQIPPVMFQRLSPVQYHSMAGQRPHFLANGPAFYPLPVPQLVLQQQMRPSQVMIHNPHYY from the exons ATGGTGAAATACTTTTCAGTGGACTGGCTGGCCCAGAGCCATGAACACACCGCGTTAACGGAGGAAGCTGTACCGGCCTGCAGACCTCACATTCCCTGCATGGTGCAGCCGCGCCCTCCGACTTATGGCAAGGGTTACTTGCAGCCAAAACCCAGGGCTTCTAAGCCCGTTGAATCAGTGGAGAGCAGCGGGCAGGAGGTCAGCCTGTGCTCACCTTTCCATCCAACCATTTGCGCCTCACCAA TTTCAGAAACCAGCGGGTATTCCTCCGGGTATGAGAGCGAGGCGGCTTCTTCTGAGTGTCTCTCTGTGGATGAGGGCAGTGACGCAGAGAAGGACGCAGCACAGCGCCGAGTGCGTACCAAATTTACCCCCGAGCAGATCAGCAAACTAGAGAAAATCTTCAACAAGCACAAATACCTAGATGCTGGAGAGAGAGTGAAAACAGCACAGAAACTCAGCCTCACAGAAACTCAG GTACGAACCTGGTTTCAGAACAGGAGGATGAAGCTCAAACGGGAGGTGCAGGATTACCTGGCTCCCCAAATCCCCCCGGTGATGTTCCAGCGTCTTTCGCCGGTTCAGTACCACAGCATGGCCGGACAGCGACCCCACTTCCTGGCCAACGGCCCAGCGTTCTACCCGCTCCCCGTCCCGCAGCTggtcctccagcagcagatgCGTCCCTCC CAGGTCATGATCCACAACCCGCATTACTACTGA